In Solanum stenotomum isolate F172 chromosome 6, ASM1918654v1, whole genome shotgun sequence, one DNA window encodes the following:
- the LOC125868957 gene encoding subtilisin-like protease, whose translation MEFQIRIPFLLIIFFNSLFSTMATNLETYIVQVESPNSQISTHRTSTMDLDSWYHSFLPTTIANSIEDTRMVYAYHNVIKGFAAKLSDEELKEMEKKEGFISARPQRVLSLHTTHTPSFLGLQQNMGFWRDSNYGKGVIIGVLDTGIAHDHPSFNDEGMPPPPAKWKGKCEFNSTFCNNKLIGARSFSFGKGTTLDDDGHGTHTASTAAGSFVKNANVYGNANGTAVGVAPLAHLAIYRVCTSVGCSESDILAAMDVAIEDGVDILSLSLGGSTKSFHDDAIALGAYSAMEQGIFVSCSAGNSGPTPKSVANEAPWILTVGASTLDRNIKATAVLGNKEMFQGESAFQPKDFSSHLYPLVYAGGSNQSDINDPYCSTTSLNKTDLTGKIVLCEVGGGVTRVDKGQAVKAAGGIAMILMNRIQDGFTTSADAHVLPATDVTYADGQKILAYIKSTSNPLATITFQGTIIGDKNAPVIASFSSRGPSRATPGILKPDIIGPGVNILAAWPTSVENNTEPKPTFNIISGTSMSCPHLSGVAALLKSSHPNWSPSMIKSAIMTTADTVNLGEKTIQDENHEPANLFAIGSGHVNPSKANDPGLVYDIQPKDYVPYLCGLNYTNREVGVIVQRKINCSEVGSIQQGQLNYPSFSIILGSTPQTYTRTVTNVGEAKSSYTVDVVSPPGVDVKVEPSVLKFAELNQKMSYQVTFTQIVNRSSGTVDVEGFLKWKSTKYSVRSPIAALLTQII comes from the coding sequence ATGGAATTTCAAATTAGAATCCCTTTTTTACTCATCATATtctttaattctttattttcaacAATGGCCACTAATTTGGAAACTTACATTGTTCAAGTTGAATCTCCAAATAGTCAAATTTCTACTCATAGGACATCAACAATGGATTTAGATAGTTGGTACCATTCATTTTTGCCAACAACTATAGCCAATTCAATTGAAGATACGCGTATGGTTTATGCATACCACAATGTGATTAAAGGTTTTGCAGCTAAATTATCAGACgaggaattgaaagaaatggagaaaaaagAAGGATTCATTTCAGCGCGACCTCAAAGGGTGTTGTCTTTGCACACTACTCATACTCCGAGTTTTCTTGGTTTGCAACAAAATATGGGATTTTGGAGAGATTCTAACTATGGAAAAGGTGTGATCATAGGTGTATTGGATACTGGTATTGCTCATGATCATCCTTCGTTTAACGATGAAGGAATGCCTCCTCCTCCTGCTAAATGGAAAGGTAAGTGTGAGTTCAATTCTACTTTTTGTAACAACAAGTTGATTGGAGCGCGGTCTTTTAGCTTTGGAAAGGGTACAACATTGGATGATGATGGTCATGGTACTCACACCGCGAGTACTGCTGCCGGAAGTTTTGTTAAGAATGCTAATGTTTATGGAAATGCTAATGGCACAGCGGTTGGTGTTGCACCTCTTGCACACTTAGCTATTTATAGGGTATGTACTAGTGTTGGTTGCTCGGAGAGTGATATATTGGCCGCGATGGATGTTGCAATTGAAGATGGAGTGGATATCCTCTCCCTCTCGCTTGGTGGAAGTACTAAATCTTTTCATGATGATGCAATTGCACTAGGGGCATATAGTGCAATGGAACAGGGGATTTTCGTTAGCTGCTCTGCAGGTAACAGCGGTCCAACTCCTAAATCTGTAGCAAATGAAGCCCCATGGATTCTCACTGTTGGTGCAAGTACCCTTGATAGGAATATCAAGGCTACTGCAGTACTCGGAAACAAGGAAATGTTTCAAGGCGAATCAGCTTTTCAACCAAAGGATTTCTCTTCTCATTTGTATCCTCTTGTTTATGCTGGTGGTTCAAATCAAAGTGATATTAACGATCCTTACTGCAGCACAACGTCACTGAACAAAACAGATCTCACAGGTAAGATTGTTTTGTGTGAAGTTGGTGGTGGAGTAACAAGAGTAGACAAAGGTCAAGCAGTGAAAGCTGCAGGAGGTATCGCGATGATACTAATGAATCGTATACAAGATGGTTTCACAACATCAGCTGATGCACATGTACTCCCAGCTACCGATGTTACATATGCAGATGGTCAAAAAATTCTTGCATATATAAAGTCAACATCAAATCCTTTAGCCACCATAACATTCCAAGGGACTATAATCGGAGACAAAAATGCTCCGGTCATTGCTTCTTTCTCTTCTCGCGGTCCTAGCAGAGCAACCCCTGGCATTCTAAAGCCTGATATTATAGGCCCTGGAGTTAATATCCTTGCAGCATGGCCTACCTCTGTAGAGAACAATACCGAACCAAAACCTACATTCAACATTATATCTGGCACCTCAATGTCTTGCCCACACCTAAGTGGAGTAGCAGCATTGCTTAAAAGTTCCCATCCAAACTGGTCTCCATCAATGATTAAGTCTGCAATTATGACAACCGCAGATACTGTGAATTTGGGGGAAAAGACCATCCAAGATGAAAATCATGAACCAGCTAACCTTTTTGCCATTGGTTCAGGTCATGTAAATCCATCTAAAGCAAATGATCCAGGACTTGTTTATGATATCCAACCTAAAGACTATGTACCTTATTTATGTGGTTTGAACTATACAAACCGGGAGGTTGGAGTTATTGTGCAACGAAAGATCAATTGCTCAGAGGTAGGAAGTATTCAACAAGGACAACTAAATTATCCTTCGTTTTCTATTATACTTGGATCAACTCCTCAGACATACACGCGGACAGTTACAAATGTTGGTGAAGCTAAATCATCTTACACTGTGGATGTTGTTTCACCACCAGGTGTTGATGTTAAAGTTGAACCTTCAGTTCTGAAGTTCGCGGAACTAAATCAGAAGATGTCATACCAAGTAACGTTTACTCAAATAGTTAATCGTTCATCAGGCACTGTTGATGTAGAAGGATTCTTGAAATGGAAATCTACCAAGTACTCTGTTAGGAGTCCAATTGCAGCTTTGTTGACCCAAATcatttag